The sequence CTGCGGAGTAAAAATCGGTCAGGCTCATCCCCATTGCTCTTACTTGCTGCGGAATTACAGAAGCATCACTTTGACCCGGAACCGTATTTACTTCCAGCATAAAAGGTTTCTGCTGTTTTTCTTCGTATATAAAATCAACCCTAACAACTCCTCTGCAATTAAAGATTTCATATACCCTTTTAGCTGCTGCTTCCAATGCCGCTTTCATTGATTCATCAATGAGGGCAGGAGTTGTTTCTACACTTTTCCCCTGATACTTGGCTTCAAAATCAAAGAATTCATTTTGTGTAGTTATTTCTGTTATTGGCAAAACTTTAATAATCCCGTCTTGCTTAAAAACACCAATGGTAAATTCTCTTCCTCCAATAAACTCTTCCACCAAAATCTGATGGTCTTCCTTAAAAGCTTTGGCTATGGCAGGTTCTAATTCTTCTGCGCTGGTAACTTTGCTCATCCCTATACTGCTTCCGCCGTTATTGGGCTTAACAAACAATGGCAATTGCAGTTTTGATAGTATTTCGCTTACCGGAACATATGTGTGGCTGAACAAATGCATGGACTTAGCCACAGCTATACCACCGAATGATGCCACAGCAACTGTATATCGCTTGTTCATGGTTAAAGCAGACGTGGCTGCGTCGCAGCTGGTATAGGGTAAACCAATCAAATCAAAATATCCCTGCAATTTCCCGTCTTCTCCCGGTGTGCCATGAATACACATTAATGCCACATCAAATACCACTTTTTCATTGTTCTCCAGAATGGAAAAATCAGCTTTGTTCACCGGCAGTTTTTCGCCTGAAGCAGATGCATACCACCAACCTGTTGCATTGATGTCAATCTTATACACATCATACTTGGATCGGTCAACATGATTACCTACCGTTAAGGCACTCTTGTAACTAATTTGTGCTTCTCCGCTTAAACCACCTGTAACCAGTGCTACTTTTCGCTTCATCTGATATATTGTGCAATTAAATATGCATTTTAGCTTTCTTGGCCATTAATTCTTCAATCGTTTCCTGGTACATTTCATCAGGCACACAGCAGTCTACAGGGCAAACGGCAGCGCATTGAGGCTCTTCATGGAATCCCTGACATTCGGTACACTTATTGGGGACAATGAAATAGGTATCTAAACTAATGGGGGCAAAACGCTGATCTGCATCAACAGTACTGCCATCCATTAATTGAAAACTTCCCTTGATAGTAGTACCATCGGCAATAGCCCACTCTACTCCACCCTCATAAATTGCATTATTAGGACATTCTGGCTCACAGGCCCCACAATTGATACACTCTTCTGTTATTTTGATTGCCATACGAAATGGGTTTGTTAGGTTTGTAAAATTACTTTTGCAGTACCAAAAATACGGTTGACAAATGATTTTACAAGAACGAATTGGATTATTATCCCGATTAGGTCAATATATTCTGTCCAATACCCCTGAATGGCAGGAAGTCAAAGAAAAAGCTTATCAAGAGAACCAGTGGTTTGTTCCGGAATTCATTGAAAAGGCCAGCCAGCAAATTGCCGGGCAGTTCCTGGACGAAAAAAAACTAATCGCCTGGGGGGATCACTACCAGATACCCGCCTCTTTGGAAACACCCAGGGAAGTAGGTATAGTTATGGCGGGCAATATCCCTTTGGTGGGATTTCAT is a genomic window of Sediminibacterium sp. TEGAF015 containing:
- a CDS encoding 4Fe-4S dicluster domain-containing protein, producing MAIKITEECINCGACEPECPNNAIYEGGVEWAIADGTTIKGSFQLMDGSTVDADQRFAPISLDTYFIVPNKCTECQGFHEEPQCAAVCPVDCCVPDEMYQETIEELMAKKAKMHI
- a CDS encoding D-alanine--D-alanine ligase; translated protein: MKRKVALVTGGLSGEAQISYKSALTVGNHVDRSKYDVYKIDINATGWWYASASGEKLPVNKADFSILENNEKVVFDVALMCIHGTPGEDGKLQGYFDLIGLPYTSCDAATSALTMNKRYTVAVASFGGIAVAKSMHLFSHTYVPVSEILSKLQLPLFVKPNNGGSSIGMSKVTSAEELEPAIAKAFKEDHQILVEEFIGGREFTIGVFKQDGIIKVLPITEITTQNEFFDFEAKYQGKSVETTPALIDESMKAALEAAAKRVYEIFNCRGVVRVDFIYEEKQQKPFMLEVNTVPGQSDASVIPQQVRAMGMSLTDFYSAVIEQAFQ